One Falco peregrinus isolate bFalPer1 chromosome 6, bFalPer1.pri, whole genome shotgun sequence DNA segment encodes these proteins:
- the SMIM45 gene encoding protein SMIM45, which yields MPHFLDWFVPVYLMISILILVGFGACIYYFEPGLQEAHKWRTQRPIMERDLRKTLMIRDNLAFGVPEV from the coding sequence ATGCCCCACTTCTTGGATTGGTTTGTGCCAGTGTATCTGATGATTTCCATTCTCATCCTGGTGGGCTTTGGAGCTTGTATTTACTACTTCGAGCCAGGACTCCAGGAAGCTCACAAGTGGCGAACGCAGAGGCCAATCATGGAACGAGACCTTAGGAAGACACTGATGATTCGTGACAACCTGGCCTTCGGGGTTCCTGAGGTTTGA
- the CENPM gene encoding centromere protein M — MSVVQPFDKLPIPNSAACLLVGSDEGLQQRLAEALLLEKKSFKISIHLATSLPLPSERDHLRPRIDLIVFMIDIKSKYSLENVEASLAYVDASFFLGKVCFLVTGVGRVNSCSVEISAVWKLGEAYCSPVLFCELELEGIRVATAQRLLRMLQICAGHITGVSALSFGLLMRNSDDN; from the exons ATGTCGGTGGTGCAGCCCTTCGACAAGCTCCCGATTCCTAACTCCGCCGCCTGCCTG CTGGTGGGGTCGGACGAGGgcctgcagcagaggctggcgGAGGCGCTCCTCCTGGAGAAGAAGAGCTTCAAGATCAGTAT tcacCTTGCTACATCACTCCCATTACCTTCAGAGAGGGATCACCTTCGGCCCAGGATAGATCTGATTGTGTTTATGATTGACATTAAGAGTAAATACAG CTTGGAGAATGTCGAAGCTTCCCTAGCTTATGTGGATGCCAGCTTCTTCCTGGGGAAAGTGTGCTTTCTTGTCACTGGGG TTGGCAGGGTGAATTCCTGCAGCGTAGAGATCAGTGCCGTCTGGAAACTGGGAGAAGCCTACTGCAGTCCTGTGCTATTCTGTGAGCTGGAG ttggAAGGGATACGAGTTGCCACCGCTCAGCGACTTCTCCGGATGTTACAGATCTGTGCTGGTCACATAACTGGAGTTTCTGCCTTGTCCTTTGGCTTACTGATGAGGAACTCTGATGATAACTAG